The Pirellulimonas nuda genome includes a region encoding these proteins:
- a CDS encoding RrF2 family transcriptional regulator produces the protein MLSKTAEYALRAVACMGSQPESPVSADHLAEQTKVPRRYLTRVLQELAGAGLVRSRPGPGGGYELSKPTGKLTILDVVNAVSPVQRIRSCPLGLKTHKALCPLHAELDKAYAAVEKAFKGVTIKQLVESTSPIIPLCESA, from the coding sequence ATGCTTTCCAAGACAGCCGAGTACGCCTTGCGGGCTGTTGCGTGCATGGGGAGCCAGCCGGAGTCGCCTGTGTCGGCAGACCACCTGGCAGAGCAAACCAAGGTGCCGCGGCGCTACCTGACACGCGTGCTGCAAGAGCTGGCGGGCGCCGGCCTGGTGCGTTCGCGCCCCGGCCCCGGGGGGGGGTACGAGCTGAGCAAGCCGACAGGCAAGCTGACGATCCTAGACGTGGTCAACGCGGTCTCGCCGGTCCAGCGCATCCGCTCCTGCCCGCTCGGCCTGAAGACGCACAAGGCGCTCTGCCCACTGCACGCCGAGTTGGACAAGGCGTACGCCGCGGTCGAGAAGGCGTTCAAAGGGGTGACGATCAAGCAGCTAGTAGAATCGACCAGCCCCATCATCCCGCTCTGCGAGAGCGCCTGA
- a CDS encoding rhamnogalacturonan lyase family protein: MKQSINAVRYARRGRNLRMEPLEDRRLLALASLTAAADTFTRSGVNAGGASTLDVLDANGPGDRMAYVRFDLSQLNIDAISNATLSLYKAGGTRNDTIVPDRFDVYGLTNAPGATPQNWSESTLAEGGLGAEYAHTGGDGVDPSLVFSLDQESGAAVTESVTNAQGAPQTITGQDLVAFLNSRVDDNGLVTFITRVDAGAVRGWGYSSREDADPAVRPTLTIEYDEDAAPPATPQFYRQVEKLNRGVVVVRPTSNTAYVGWRMLGDDPQDVAFNLYRSASSGAPVKLNASPLTQSTNFVDSTANLNVANSYFVRAVVGGQELAPSESYTLAAASTVEQHLTIPLQIPAGGTTPSGESFTYNANDASVGDLNGDGQYEVILKWDPSNSKDNSQSGYTGNTYVDAYTLEGELMWRIDLGRNIRSGAHYTQMAVYDFDGDGRAEIVLKTAPGTIDGQGNAVLLGGDSVADDFRNSSGYVLSGPEYLTVFDGLTGAELDSIPFAPVRGSVSGWGDTYGNRVDRFTVGVAYFDGTRPSVVFGRGYYGPQSGRQSRNEVAAYDWRDGHLTQRWIFQAATNGANPDYIGQGAHSLTIGDVDGDGFDEVIYGASAIDHDGTGLYTTGLGHGDALHMSDMDPTRPGLEVFMVHESRGEYESEGRDAGGELRDAATGALLFQIPSNNDVGRGVAMDIDPNHLGYEFWASTDEGTRMIYNVSGEALYETPGGMMYNFGVWWDGDLSRELLDGTTISKWNNPGRTNLVSSGSSGINSTAGLSSNNGTKSTPSLSADILGDWREEVIWRRSDNSALEIWTTTIVTQTRLTTLMHDTQYREAIAWQNDGYNQPPHPSFYLGAGMQTPPQPLIYFGGELRGDYNNDGSVDAADYTVWRDSLGSVGNPPADGYHNGVVDQSDYGVWRENFGAVAPAANGTRAAESVAAAGLITDQANAPEPPTRGLSPVGYAAAPTAAPALASGAAGRTQRAPLASAMASPAPDHAPLLLLLSAEEQYAANSCVLAAPITQDAVDSSDLDDVLQLVFETWDSVAPLERPR, encoded by the coding sequence ATGAAGCAATCAATCAACGCCGTGCGATATGCTCGGCGGGGGCGGAACCTGAGGATGGAGCCGCTAGAAGACCGACGGCTCCTCGCCCTCGCATCGCTAACAGCGGCGGCCGACACGTTCACGCGGTCTGGGGTCAACGCGGGCGGCGCATCAACGCTCGACGTGCTCGACGCAAACGGCCCGGGCGACCGGATGGCCTACGTGCGGTTCGACTTGTCGCAACTCAACATCGACGCCATCTCAAACGCGACGCTCTCGCTCTACAAAGCCGGCGGTACGCGCAACGACACCATCGTGCCCGACCGCTTTGACGTTTATGGCCTGACCAACGCCCCCGGCGCAACCCCGCAGAACTGGAGCGAGTCGACACTGGCCGAAGGGGGCCTCGGGGCCGAGTACGCCCACACCGGCGGCGACGGCGTCGACCCTTCCTTGGTGTTCAGCCTAGACCAGGAGAGCGGCGCCGCGGTAACCGAGAGCGTAACGAACGCCCAGGGCGCGCCGCAGACGATCACCGGTCAGGATTTGGTCGCTTTTCTGAACAGCCGTGTCGACGACAATGGGCTCGTCACCTTCATTACCCGGGTAGACGCGGGCGCCGTGCGGGGCTGGGGGTACTCGTCGCGTGAGGACGCCGACCCGGCGGTTCGGCCGACGCTGACCATCGAGTACGACGAGGACGCCGCGCCCCCCGCAACGCCTCAGTTCTATCGGCAGGTCGAGAAACTTAATCGCGGGGTTGTCGTGGTGCGCCCCACCTCCAACACGGCGTATGTAGGTTGGAGGATGCTGGGAGACGACCCCCAGGACGTAGCGTTCAACCTGTACCGTTCCGCAAGCAGCGGCGCCCCGGTCAAACTCAATGCGTCGCCACTCACGCAATCGACCAACTTTGTCGACTCTACCGCGAACCTGAACGTGGCCAACAGCTACTTTGTTCGCGCCGTGGTCGGGGGTCAGGAGCTCGCACCGAGCGAGTCGTACACGCTCGCAGCCGCGTCGACGGTCGAGCAGCACCTAACGATTCCGCTCCAGATCCCGGCCGGAGGGACAACCCCCAGCGGAGAGAGTTTTACCTACAACGCCAACGACGCTTCCGTGGGCGACCTCAACGGAGACGGCCAATACGAAGTGATCCTCAAGTGGGACCCATCGAACTCAAAGGACAACTCGCAGTCGGGCTACACCGGCAACACCTACGTCGACGCCTACACGCTCGAAGGCGAGCTGATGTGGCGGATCGACCTGGGGCGCAACATCCGCTCCGGCGCCCACTACACCCAGATGGCGGTCTACGATTTCGATGGCGACGGGCGTGCCGAGATTGTATTGAAGACCGCCCCGGGCACGATCGATGGCCAGGGCAACGCCGTGCTCCTGGGAGGCGACTCGGTAGCGGACGACTTTCGCAACTCAAGCGGATACGTTCTGAGCGGACCGGAGTACCTGACCGTGTTCGACGGTCTCACCGGCGCTGAGCTCGACTCCATCCCGTTCGCTCCGGTGCGAGGAAGTGTATCTGGGTGGGGCGATACTTACGGCAACCGCGTCGATCGGTTCACGGTCGGGGTCGCCTACTTCGACGGCACACGCCCCAGCGTCGTCTTCGGACGGGGCTACTACGGGCCGCAGTCGGGGCGACAGTCGCGCAACGAGGTGGCCGCATACGATTGGCGGGACGGACATTTGACCCAGCGGTGGATATTTCAGGCCGCCACCAACGGGGCGAACCCCGACTACATTGGCCAGGGGGCCCACTCACTGACCATCGGCGACGTCGACGGCGACGGCTTCGATGAAGTGATCTACGGCGCTTCGGCGATCGACCACGACGGCACGGGTCTGTACACGACCGGCTTGGGGCACGGCGACGCGCTGCACATGTCGGACATGGATCCGACGCGGCCCGGCCTTGAAGTGTTCATGGTGCACGAGTCTCGCGGCGAGTACGAGAGCGAAGGACGCGACGCGGGGGGTGAGCTCCGCGACGCAGCGACCGGCGCGTTGCTGTTCCAGATCCCCTCGAACAACGACGTCGGACGGGGCGTGGCGATGGACATCGACCCGAACCACCTCGGGTACGAGTTCTGGGCGTCCACCGACGAGGGGACGCGGATGATCTACAACGTGTCGGGCGAGGCGCTCTACGAGACCCCCGGCGGCATGATGTACAACTTTGGCGTTTGGTGGGACGGCGACCTGTCACGCGAACTTCTCGATGGGACGACCATCTCCAAGTGGAACAACCCGGGCCGCACAAACCTGGTCTCGTCTGGGAGCAGCGGGATCAACAGCACCGCAGGGCTGTCCAGCAACAATGGCACCAAGAGCACCCCAAGCCTGTCGGCCGACATCCTGGGCGACTGGCGCGAGGAAGTCATCTGGCGTCGGAGCGACAACTCTGCATTGGAAATCTGGACCACCACCATCGTGACGCAGACGCGCCTCACTACGCTGATGCACGACACGCAGTACCGCGAGGCGATCGCTTGGCAGAACGACGGGTACAACCAACCCCCCCACCCGAGTTTTTACCTCGGGGCCGGGATGCAGACGCCGCCACAGCCGCTGATCTACTTCGGCGGAGAGCTGCGGGGCGACTACAACAACGACGGGTCCGTCGATGCAGCCGACTACACCGTCTGGCGAGACTCGCTGGGGAGCGTCGGCAACCCGCCGGCCGATGGCTACCACAACGGGGTGGTGGATCAGAGCGACTACGGCGTGTGGCGAGAGAACTTCGGCGCCGTGGCGCCGGCCGCGAACGGTACCCGCGCCGCTGAGTCTGTTGCCGCCGCAGGTTTGATTACGGATCAAGCAAACGCCCCCGAGCCGCCAACGAGAGGCCTATCCCCGGTTGGCTATGCGGCTGCTCCGACGGCGGCCCCGGCTCTGGCAAGCGGAGCCGCAGGGCGAACCCAGCGGGCTCCGCTGGCCTCGGCGATGGCATCGCCTGCGCCCGACCACGCGCCGCTGTTGCTGTTGTTATCAGCAGAAGAGCAATACGCGGCGAACTCTTGCGTGTTGGCTGCCCCCATCACGCAAGACGCAGTCGACTCGTCGGATCTCGACGACGTACTGCAGTTAGTATTCGAGACTTGGGACAGCGTCGCACCGCTTGAGAGGCCCCGATGA
- the hmpA gene encoding NO-inducible flavohemoprotein codes for MLSDKTIQIIKEITPAVAANAEAITVRFYERMFAGNPEVKVFFNQAHQHSGGQQRALAGAICAYFTHIDNLEVLLPAVELIAQKHCSLGIQPEHYPIVGKHLLDAIGDVMGDAATPEIVEAVAEAYGLLAEVCIGREKDIYQQQAAAEGGWNGFRDFVVDRKVAESEIVTSFYLKPADGGALAAFAPGQYITVRLEHPTTPTSPRNYSLSDNPGNGHYRITVKREPALAAEAPGGLISNYLHDHVNIGDTIQVGPPCGEFTIDPSEANPQPIVFIAGGIGVTPLLSMAKSLVAAKTPAPIYFLQAARNSAVHALAGEVRGLAGSGCDVKTQVVYDAPLEGDLNSGKCDGHGLVTAELLRSWAPIAEARFYFCGPSPFMASVADSLKELGVDDSRVNYEFFGPKQQLQTVAA; via the coding sequence ATGCTGAGCGACAAGACGATCCAGATCATCAAGGAGATCACCCCCGCCGTGGCGGCCAACGCCGAGGCGATCACCGTGCGGTTCTACGAGCGCATGTTCGCCGGGAACCCCGAGGTCAAGGTCTTCTTCAACCAGGCGCACCAGCACAGCGGCGGCCAACAGCGGGCGCTCGCCGGGGCGATCTGCGCCTACTTCACCCACATCGACAACCTCGAGGTCTTGCTGCCGGCGGTCGAGCTGATCGCCCAGAAGCACTGCTCGTTGGGCATCCAGCCAGAACACTACCCGATCGTCGGCAAGCACCTGCTGGACGCCATCGGCGACGTGATGGGGGACGCGGCCACGCCGGAGATTGTCGAAGCAGTGGCCGAGGCCTACGGCCTGCTGGCCGAGGTTTGCATCGGGCGTGAGAAAGACATCTACCAGCAGCAGGCGGCGGCCGAGGGGGGCTGGAACGGCTTCCGCGACTTTGTCGTCGACCGCAAGGTCGCCGAGAGCGAGATCGTGACCTCCTTCTACCTGAAGCCGGCCGACGGCGGCGCGTTGGCGGCCTTCGCGCCGGGCCAGTACATCACGGTCCGCCTCGAACACCCCACCACGCCGACCTCCCCGCGGAACTACAGCCTGTCCGACAACCCGGGCAACGGCCACTACCGGATCACGGTCAAGCGAGAGCCGGCCCTGGCGGCCGAGGCCCCCGGCGGTCTGATCTCGAACTACCTGCACGACCACGTGAACATCGGCGACACGATCCAGGTCGGCCCCCCTTGCGGCGAGTTCACCATCGACCCGAGCGAAGCGAACCCGCAGCCAATCGTGTTCATCGCCGGGGGCATCGGGGTGACCCCGCTGCTGTCGATGGCCAAGAGCCTGGTGGCCGCGAAGACGCCGGCGCCGATCTACTTCCTGCAGGCGGCCCGGAACAGCGCCGTGCACGCCCTGGCGGGGGAGGTCCGCGGCCTGGCCGGCAGCGGTTGCGACGTGAAGACCCAGGTGGTGTACGACGCCCCGCTGGAGGGCGACCTGAACTCCGGCAAGTGCGACGGCCACGGGTTGGTGACGGCCGAGCTGCTGCGTTCTTGGGCGCCCATCGCCGAGGCGCGGTTCTACTTCTGCGGACCGAGCCCGTTCATGGCGTCGGTCGCCGACAGCCTGAAAGAGCTGGGGGTGGACGACTCGCGGGTCAACTACGAGTTCTTCGGCCCCAAGCAGCAGTTGCAGACCGTCGCCGCGTAA
- a CDS encoding glycosyl hydrolase, whose translation MNYRRHSALRGLIVLIVLCQPLVGRAQQQQGALPASPAWPEVTQTARPWTRWWWHGSAVDAPNLTRLLEAYHAAGLGGVEITCIYGVKGNEQRNRAYLSEAWVEAVKHTLQEAKRLGMGVDLPAGSGWRMGGPSVLPKDANSRVEIASETVAAGDAYTKQFSRSTPQSALAISKDGRRIDLSDQITGSALEWRAPDGDWTVYTLAYRWSGDRVKRPGPGGEGLNINPFSAPSVEHFLAYFGKTLDQLPGLRAQFHDSFEYDGNWQPEFLEAFAARRGYRLEDQLPALAGDGPQDTVERVKSDYRETLADLVLENLVEPWAAWAHRHGQLARNQSHGSPANWLDLYAAVDIPETESFGRLQGGDADPLVLKFASSAANVAGKKLVSSESATWLDEHFNVTLAQLKQIVDRLMLAGVNHVFYHGTAYSPADAPWPGWLFYASTQLNPQNPIWRDFPTLNTYVTRCQSVLQDSSPDNDVLLYWPLHDAWHTTKGLRMEVRVHNGGDWFYGRPLGDAAVLLDEHGYAFDYVSDRGLASCAARGRRIKAPGGTYSAVVVPRAQHMPLATLMRLAELADGGATVLFWGGLPTSQPGMAGAQPNAEWDAVSQKIRALAAKGRVRIGDDVPAMLRAAGVRNEHQLRDLGLVFLRKKWNGSSVYFLRNKRDTRFDGWAPLAASFTSAAIMDPMSGKVGLAQVQGTAKRGSSLRLQLAAGQSVLVCASNNDLKTDEWPYRQPAGASSTLAGPWRVRFLTGGPNLPEGFESDGPKPWTEAPDQSAQSFAGTVSYAASFDAPQSAGPRILLDLGEVLGSARVRVNGEEVATLIAPPFEVELNELLPRGNKLEVEVTGVAANRIRDLDRRGVVWRVFEDINLVNIDYKPFDASVWPVRPLGLTGPVTLTPLRATQQ comes from the coding sequence ATGAACTACCGTCGCCATTCCGCTCTTCGCGGCCTGATCGTTCTTATCGTGCTTTGCCAGCCGCTCGTTGGCCGGGCCCAGCAACAACAGGGGGCGCTGCCCGCGTCGCCCGCTTGGCCCGAGGTAACTCAGACCGCCCGCCCTTGGACGCGTTGGTGGTGGCACGGCTCCGCGGTCGATGCGCCCAACCTCACCCGGCTGCTCGAAGCGTACCACGCCGCCGGTCTGGGTGGGGTCGAGATCACCTGCATCTACGGCGTGAAGGGGAACGAGCAGCGCAACCGCGCATACCTATCGGAAGCGTGGGTCGAGGCCGTAAAGCACACGCTCCAAGAAGCCAAACGGCTAGGGATGGGGGTCGACCTCCCCGCGGGCTCGGGCTGGCGGATGGGGGGGCCGAGTGTGCTGCCGAAGGACGCAAACTCGCGGGTCGAGATCGCTAGTGAAACAGTTGCGGCCGGCGATGCCTACACCAAACAGTTTAGCCGGTCGACGCCGCAATCCGCGTTGGCGATCAGCAAAGACGGGCGGCGGATTGACCTCTCCGATCAAATCACCGGCAGCGCCCTCGAGTGGCGGGCGCCAGACGGAGACTGGACCGTCTACACGCTCGCCTACCGTTGGTCGGGAGACCGCGTCAAGCGGCCCGGCCCCGGCGGCGAAGGGCTCAACATCAATCCGTTCTCCGCCCCTTCGGTTGAGCACTTCCTAGCCTACTTTGGCAAGACGCTCGACCAACTGCCGGGCCTCCGCGCGCAGTTCCACGACTCGTTCGAGTACGACGGCAACTGGCAGCCGGAGTTCCTGGAAGCTTTCGCTGCCCGGCGCGGCTATCGGCTCGAGGACCAACTGCCGGCCCTGGCGGGAGATGGCCCGCAGGACACGGTGGAGCGCGTCAAGAGCGACTACCGTGAGACGCTGGCAGACCTGGTGCTCGAGAACCTCGTCGAGCCGTGGGCCGCCTGGGCTCATCGCCACGGCCAGCTCGCCCGCAACCAGTCGCACGGCTCCCCCGCGAACTGGCTCGACCTTTATGCGGCCGTCGATATCCCCGAGACCGAGAGCTTCGGGCGGTTGCAGGGGGGCGACGCCGACCCGCTGGTCCTGAAGTTCGCTTCGTCGGCCGCCAACGTGGCGGGCAAGAAGCTGGTCTCTTCCGAGTCGGCCACGTGGCTCGACGAGCACTTCAACGTGACGCTCGCGCAGCTCAAGCAGATCGTCGACCGCTTGATGCTGGCGGGGGTGAACCACGTCTTCTACCACGGCACGGCCTACTCGCCTGCGGACGCCCCCTGGCCCGGTTGGCTGTTCTATGCCTCGACGCAGCTCAACCCGCAGAACCCCATCTGGCGCGACTTCCCGACGCTCAACACGTACGTCACCCGCTGCCAGTCGGTGCTGCAAGACAGCAGTCCCGACAACGACGTGCTGCTGTACTGGCCGCTGCACGACGCTTGGCACACCACGAAGGGGTTGAGGATGGAAGTGCGCGTTCACAACGGGGGCGACTGGTTCTACGGCCGGCCGTTGGGGGACGCCGCGGTGCTGTTGGACGAGCACGGCTACGCGTTCGACTATGTGTCCGACCGCGGGCTGGCGAGCTGCGCAGCGCGCGGCCGGCGCATCAAGGCGCCGGGCGGAACGTATTCCGCGGTTGTCGTGCCCCGCGCCCAGCACATGCCGTTGGCGACGCTGATGCGTCTCGCCGAGTTGGCAGACGGGGGAGCGACCGTGCTGTTTTGGGGCGGTCTGCCGACCAGCCAGCCCGGCATGGCGGGCGCCCAGCCGAACGCCGAATGGGACGCCGTGTCGCAGAAGATCCGCGCGCTTGCGGCAAAGGGCCGCGTACGTATTGGCGACGACGTGCCAGCGATGCTCCGGGCGGCCGGGGTTCGCAATGAACATCAACTCCGAGACCTCGGCCTCGTCTTTTTGCGGAAGAAGTGGAACGGCAGTTCGGTTTACTTTCTCAGGAACAAGCGAGACACGCGATTCGATGGCTGGGCGCCGTTGGCGGCGTCGTTTACTTCGGCCGCAATCATGGACCCCATGTCGGGGAAGGTCGGCTTAGCGCAGGTTCAAGGCACTGCAAAGAGGGGTTCCTCGCTACGTTTACAACTGGCGGCCGGTCAATCGGTTCTCGTCTGCGCCAGCAACAATGATCTCAAAACGGATGAATGGCCCTACCGACAGCCGGCAGGCGCATCGTCGACGCTCGCTGGGCCTTGGCGGGTGAGGTTTCTCACGGGGGGACCCAACCTTCCTGAAGGATTCGAGTCCGATGGTCCGAAGCCTTGGACCGAGGCCCCCGACCAATCCGCTCAGAGCTTTGCGGGCACGGTAAGTTACGCTGCTTCATTCGATGCGCCCCAGAGTGCTGGCCCGAGAATCCTACTCGACCTGGGTGAAGTCCTCGGCAGCGCCCGCGTGCGGGTAAATGGCGAAGAAGTCGCCACGCTGATAGCGCCGCCGTTTGAGGTCGAGCTGAACGAGCTTCTGCCAAGAGGAAACAAGCTGGAAGTGGAGGTAACCGGCGTGGCCGCGAATCGAATCCGCGACCTCGACCGACGCGGCGTCGTGTGGCGGGTGTTTGAGGACATCAATCTGGTGAACATCGACTACAAGCCGTTTGACGCCTCGGTCTGGCCGGTCCGCCCACTGGGGCTCACCGGCCCGGTGACGCTTACCCCATTGCGAGCGACGCAGCAGTGA
- a CDS encoding alpha-N-arabinofuranosidase has product MIHRSTLCLAGLLALCVASGVRAGDAVGEIHGDQDGGKISRHLYGHFAEHLGRCIYDGIWVGEDSAVPNTHGYRTDIVEALKAIDIPNLRWPGGCFADDYHWRDGIGPLDQRPKRVNLHWGKVIDTNAFGTHEFLDLCELLGADPYIAGNVGSGTPEEMRDWIEYMTFDGDSQLANLRRANGREKPWKVKYFGIGNENWGCGGQMTPEYYSDLYRRYATFCHEYSGNRLVRIACGPNGADRNWSRVVMQRVGGRTQGLSLHQYTLAAPWGDKLPATGFGEEKWFAILKESLGIEHAIRVTEEEMDRVDPKKRIGLFVDEWGAWYRTEPGAPDYGLYQQNSLRDALLAGMSLHMFHEHNDRIHMANIAQVVNVLQAMILTEGDKMLRTPTYHVFEMFKVHHDATRLPLELTSPDYAFGGESMPALSVSASRDDAGKVHVSIVNVDAKAPVKLRCRLSGVDAGAVRGRVLTAQRLDAHNTFESPDRLTPREFDGASLADGELVVEAPPRSVLVLELDEKK; this is encoded by the coding sequence TTGATTCATCGATCCACCCTGTGTCTGGCCGGGCTGCTCGCGCTTTGCGTCGCCAGCGGCGTGCGGGCCGGCGACGCGGTCGGGGAGATCCACGGCGATCAAGACGGCGGCAAGATCAGCCGCCACCTGTACGGACACTTCGCCGAGCACCTCGGTCGGTGCATCTACGACGGCATCTGGGTGGGGGAAGACTCCGCGGTCCCCAACACGCATGGCTACCGCACCGACATCGTCGAGGCGCTCAAGGCGATCGACATCCCGAACCTCCGCTGGCCCGGCGGCTGCTTCGCGGACGACTACCACTGGCGCGACGGCATCGGGCCGCTGGACCAGCGGCCCAAGCGGGTCAACCTGCACTGGGGCAAGGTGATCGACACGAACGCGTTCGGCACGCACGAGTTCCTCGACCTGTGCGAGCTGCTGGGCGCCGACCCGTACATCGCCGGCAACGTGGGGAGCGGCACGCCCGAGGAGATGCGGGACTGGATCGAGTACATGACGTTCGATGGCGACAGCCAGCTTGCCAACCTCCGCCGCGCCAACGGCCGCGAGAAGCCGTGGAAAGTGAAATACTTCGGGATCGGGAACGAGAACTGGGGCTGCGGCGGCCAGATGACGCCCGAGTACTACAGCGACCTATACCGCCGGTACGCCACCTTCTGCCACGAGTACAGCGGCAACCGCCTGGTGCGGATCGCCTGCGGCCCGAACGGGGCGGACCGCAACTGGAGCCGCGTGGTGATGCAGCGGGTAGGGGGGCGGACGCAGGGGCTTTCGCTGCACCAGTACACGCTCGCCGCGCCGTGGGGCGACAAGCTCCCGGCCACCGGCTTCGGGGAAGAGAAGTGGTTCGCGATCCTCAAAGAGTCGCTGGGCATCGAGCACGCTATCCGCGTGACCGAGGAAGAGATGGACCGCGTCGACCCCAAGAAACGGATCGGCCTGTTCGTCGACGAGTGGGGCGCCTGGTACCGCACGGAGCCCGGCGCGCCCGACTACGGCCTCTACCAGCAGAACTCGCTGCGCGACGCGCTGCTGGCGGGGATGTCGTTGCACATGTTCCACGAGCACAACGACCGCATCCACATGGCCAACATCGCCCAGGTGGTGAACGTGCTGCAGGCCATGATCCTCACCGAGGGGGACAAGATGCTCCGCACCCCCACCTACCACGTGTTCGAGATGTTCAAGGTCCACCACGACGCCACGCGGCTCCCGCTCGAACTCACGTCGCCCGACTACGCTTTTGGGGGCGAGTCGATGCCGGCGCTGAGCGTCTCGGCGTCGCGGGACGACGCCGGCAAGGTGCACGTATCGATCGTGAACGTCGACGCCAAGGCGCCGGTGAAGCTCCGCTGCCGGCTCTCCGGGGTCGACGCGGGCGCCGTGCGTGGGAGGGTGCTCACCGCCCAGCGGCTCGACGCGCACAACACGTTCGAGTCGCCCGACCGGCTCACGCCCCGGGAGTTTGACGGGGCTTCGCTGGCAGACGGGGAGCTTGTGGTCGAGGCGCCGCCGCGGTCGGTGCTGGTGCTGGAGCTGGACGAGAAGAAGTGA
- a CDS encoding rhamnogalacturonan lyase, which produces MQRRHIALLILLALAPTPVGAQRQMENLTRGVVAVRQPNAGVYVGWRLLGTDPEGVAFNVYRQTSGGDAQRVNDGPVAGATNLVDAAAPNDASLSYAVRPVLDGRELAPCKAVAVWQQGFLEIPIDPIAGYRPGDASAADLDGDGRLDVVLHQSSRGRDNGSTGVTGTPVLDAYRLDGTRLWRIDLGRNIREGEHYTQFMVYDLDGDGRAEVACKTADGATDGVGVVIGDGEKDWRTLQPGSQRDGRVLDGPEYFTIFDGRTGAALKTVGYVPGRDPINGWGGIGGNAGNDSYGNRCDRFLACVAYVDGQRPSVVMCRGVYGRIVMAAWDWRDGELTLRWTFDTGVGRAPYTDASPYSGMGGHSLSVADVDDDGKDEIVYQAMVVDDDGRGLYSTGLRHGDAMFITDMYPDRPGMEVFSVQENEEHAEQFQTPGAAMRDARTGKILWSHSPTVDVGGGMAADIDPTHRGFEAWGGPGGLRDSDGKSIGPAPRAGGWSLWWDGDPLRELLAVGRPAWRGGPGRRGGDRADGWPTQVFKWDWSSKQDRPLAELNGVSSTGRPNLAGDLIGDWREELLLTAPDGNALRLYTTTIPTDIRLRTLLHDPQYRLGLVWQNVVYNRPCYPGFYLGDGMNTPPAPNIRLVGDGEAIRLQNEAPVDR; this is translated from the coding sequence ATGCAACGCCGGCACATTGCGCTTCTGATCCTCTTGGCGCTAGCGCCGACGCCCGTCGGCGCGCAGCGTCAGATGGAGAACCTGACGCGCGGGGTCGTGGCGGTCCGTCAACCCAACGCGGGCGTCTACGTTGGTTGGCGGCTGCTGGGGACCGACCCCGAAGGGGTGGCGTTCAACGTGTATCGGCAGACCAGCGGGGGCGACGCCCAACGCGTCAACGACGGGCCGGTAGCGGGCGCCACCAACCTGGTCGACGCAGCTGCCCCCAACGACGCGTCGTTGTCCTACGCAGTGCGGCCGGTGCTCGATGGCCGCGAGCTAGCGCCCTGCAAAGCGGTGGCGGTCTGGCAGCAAGGGTTCCTAGAGATCCCCATCGACCCCATCGCCGGGTACCGACCGGGTGACGCCTCAGCGGCCGACCTCGACGGCGACGGGCGGCTCGACGTCGTGCTGCACCAGTCCTCGCGGGGTCGCGACAACGGATCGACGGGCGTGACGGGGACCCCGGTCCTCGACGCGTACCGGCTCGACGGCACGCGGCTGTGGCGCATCGACCTGGGCAGGAACATCCGCGAGGGAGAGCACTACACGCAGTTCATGGTGTACGACCTGGACGGCGACGGCCGCGCAGAAGTGGCTTGCAAGACGGCCGACGGCGCCACCGACGGCGTGGGGGTAGTGATCGGCGACGGTGAGAAAGACTGGCGCACCCTGCAGCCGGGGTCACAGCGGGACGGACGCGTGCTCGACGGACCGGAGTACTTCACGATCTTCGACGGGCGGACCGGCGCCGCGCTCAAGACGGTGGGCTACGTGCCGGGACGCGACCCGATCAACGGCTGGGGGGGGATCGGCGGCAACGCCGGCAACGACAGCTACGGAAACCGCTGCGACCGCTTCCTGGCGTGCGTGGCCTACGTCGACGGCCAACGTCCCAGCGTGGTGATGTGCCGCGGGGTCTATGGACGGATCGTGATGGCCGCTTGGGACTGGCGGGACGGCGAGCTGACCCTCCGCTGGACGTTCGACACGGGCGTCGGCCGCGCCCCGTACACAGACGCCTCTCCTTACTCGGGCATGGGGGGACACTCCCTTTCTGTGGCCGACGTCGACGACGACGGCAAGGACGAGATCGTCTACCAGGCGATGGTGGTCGACGACGACGGGCGGGGGCTCTACTCCACCGGACTGCGTCATGGGGACGCGATGTTTATCACCGACATGTACCCCGACCGCCCCGGGATGGAGGTCTTCTCGGTGCAAGAGAACGAAGAGCACGCCGAGCAGTTCCAAACCCCGGGCGCCGCGATGCGCGACGCGCGGACCGGCAAGATCCTCTGGAGCCACAGCCCGACGGTGGACGTAGGGGGCGGGATGGCTGCCGACATCGACCCCACGCACCGCGGGTTCGAAGCGTGGGGTGGGCCAGGGGGGCTGCGAGACTCGGACGGAAAATCGATTGGCCCCGCGCCGCGCGCCGGCGGGTGGTCACTCTGGTGGGACGGCGACCCGCTGCGCGAGCTGCTGGCCGTTGGGCGTCCGGCGTGGCGTGGCGGACCGGGGCGACGGGGGGGCGATCGGGCCGATGGCTGGCCGACCCAAGTGTTCAAGTGGGATTGGAGTTCTAAGCAAGATCGACCACTCGCAGAGCTCAACGGCGTGTCGTCTACGGGGCGACCAAACCTGGCGGGCGACCTGATCGGCGACTGGCGGGAAGAGCTGCTGCTCACTGCTCCGGACGGCAACGCCCTGCGGCTCTACACCACGACAATCCCCACCGACATCCGCTTGAGGACCTTGCTGCACGACCCCCAATACCGACTGGGGCTGGTGTGGCAGAACGTGGTCTACAACCGGCCCTGCTACCCGGGCTTCTACCTGGGAGACGGCATGAACACGCCCCCGGCCCCCAACATCCGGCTGGTGGGTGACGGCGAGGCGATCCGGTTGCAGAACGAAGCGCCAGTCGACCGCTAG